A portion of the Kazachstania africana CBS 2517 chromosome 2, complete genome genome contains these proteins:
- the RPN11 gene encoding proteasome regulatory particle lid subunit RPN11 (similar to Saccharomyces cerevisiae RPN11 (YFR004W); ancestral locus Anc_8.96), with the protein MERLQRLMMNSKVGAVDADRDDTKETVYISSIALLKMLKHGRAGVPMEVMGLMLGEFIDDYTVNVVDVFAMPQSGTGVSVEAVDDVFQAKMMDMLKQTGRDQMVVGWYHSHPGFGCWLSSVDVNTQKSFEQLNNRAVAVVVDPIQSVKGKVVIDAFRLIDTGALINNQEPRQTTSNAGLMNKANIQALIHGLNRHYYSLNIDYRRTAAETKMLMNLHKEQWQSGLKMYDFEEKEHNNLAATQQMVKIAKLYSKRVEEEKELTETQLKTRYVGKQDPKKHLIDTAEKVLEENTVSALTSNVNSVAIK; encoded by the coding sequence atggaaaggTTACAGAGACTGATGATGAACTCTAAAGTTGGAGCTGTGGATGCAGATCGTGACGACACTAAGGAGACAGTTTATATCTCATCAATTGCATTACTTAAGATGTTGAAGCATGGTAGAGCCGGTGTGCCTATGGAAGTCATGGGTTTGATGCTCGGTGAGTTCATTGATGATTATACAGTAAATGTCGTAGATGTCTTTGCCATGCCACAATCCGGTACTGGTGTGTCAGTTGAAGCTGTTGACGATGTTTTCCAAGCTAAAATGATGGATATGTTGAAGCAAACCGGTAGAGACCAAATGGTCGTTGGATGGTACCATTCACATCCAGGGTTTGGTTGTTGGTTATCTTCAGTCGATGTTAACACACAAAAATCCTTTGAACAATTGAATAACAGAGCTGTGGCTGTTGTCGTGGATCCAATTCAATCCGTTAAGGGTAAAGTTGTCATTGATGCTTTCAGATTGATCGATACTGGTGCTTTAATCAATAACCAAGAACCAAGACAAACTACTTCAAATGCAGGCCTGATGAATAAAGCAAATATCCAAGCGCTAATACATGGCTTAAATAGACATTACTACTCACTTAATATTGATTATCGTAGAACTGCAGCTGAAACTAAAATGTTAATGAATTTACATAAGGAACAATGGCAATCAGGCCTGAAAATGTACGAtttcgaagaaaaagaacaCAATAATTTAGCTGCCACTCAACAGATGGTAAAAATTGCAAAACTATATTCAAAGAGAgttgaagaggaaaaagagTTAACTGAAACACAATTAAAGACACGTTATGTTGGTAAACAAGATCCAAAGAAGCATTTAATCGATACAGCAGAAAAAgtattagaagaaaatacagTTTCTGCTCTTACATCAAATGTCAATTCAGTTGCAATCAAATAA
- the SAD1 gene encoding mRNA splicing protein SAD1 (similar to Saccharomyces cerevisiae SAD1 (YFR005C); ancestral locus Anc_8.97) — MVKTSREDDDGSVQDLKKRKIESDHEYIDQINVKKLDFDQNKVCSVTLSPINVYCCLQCGKFFQGRGIQSPAFQHSIDESSHKLLINLNTTSIYILPDNKEILKDSTDPLVRKIRFAINPQYTREDIVQLSQRVSNHYVCGFIGINNNNSDFVNSRIATGKSIEIDHINSALLMFSHIFPVRDHLLLLDHKDTKINELSRKISLIVKKIWSPNLISKYHISTIEVITYLMIHEPHLFKNHNPKLMLTWLLNYLTKKDKDIGSVLKKNLQGTIEMRSKHINFWHLTVSLPPITVFKDGNNVNKFPQVKLETLINNKFLSNNAEYKLEKLPNYLIISIDRSENDSTLKFPIKDRNQTMVEFSLQLTLSGDKYRLICNLINKVKKSSRIDKDDENRWLTQLYNEKMDKWYEIDGVNVLSKDSELLFLNETYIQIWEKII; from the coding sequence ATGGTTAAAACGAGTCgagaagatgatgatggtaGTGTACAGGACTTGAAAAAACGGAAAATAGAGTCGGACCATGAATATATTGACCAGATTAAtgtcaaaaaattggatttCGATCAAAATAAAGTGTGTTCCGTAACACTGTCCCCCATCAACGTATATTGCTGTCTGCAATGTGGGAAGTTTTTTCAAGGTCGTGGTATTCAATCGCCCGCATTTCAACATTCTATTGATGAAAGCTCACACAAGTTACtcatcaatttgaataCAACGTCGATTTATATATTGCCTGATAATaaggaaattttgaaagacaGTACTGATCCACTGGTACGGAAGATACGATTTGCCATTAATCCCCAATATACAAGAGAAGATATCGTGCAATTGTCACAGCGTGTTAGTAACCATTACGTGTGTGGATTCATTGGTataaacaacaacaatagCGACTTTGTAAATAGCAGGATCGCAACTGGGAAAAGCATTGAAATTGACCATATAAACTCAGCGCTCTTAATGTTCTCACATATATTTCCAGTAAGAGACCATTTACTGTTGTTAGATCATAAAGATACCAAGATTAATGAACTGTCTAggaaaatttctttgatagtaaaaaaaatttggtcACCAAActtgatttcaaaatatcacaTATCTACTATTGAAGTTATCACGTATCTTATGATTCATGAGCCTCATCTCTTCAAAAATCATAATCCCAAATTGATGTTGACGTGGTTACTGAATTATTTAACTAAGAAAGATAAAGATATCGGTTCtgtattaaagaaaaatcttcaaGGGACCATTGAAATGCGCTCCAAACATATTAATTTTTGGCATTTGACGGTTAGCCTTCCACCTATAACTGTTTTCAAAGATGGTAataatgtaaataaattcCCACAGGTTAAATTAGAGACCttaattaataataaatttctttcaaataacGCAGAATATAAACTGGAAAAATTGCCGAATTATCTTATAATAAGTATTGATAGATCAGAGAATGATAGTACACTAAAGTTTCCAATAAAGGATAGAAATCAAACTATGGTTGAGTTCTCTTTACAATTGACCTTGTCAGGGGATAAGTATAGATTGATTTGCAATTTAATTAATAAAGTTAAGAAATCATCCAGGattgataaagatgatgagAATAGATGGCTTACACaattatataatgaaaaaatggatAAATGGTACGAAATTGATGGTGTTAACGTCTTAAGTAAAGATTCTGAATTGTTATTCCTTAATGAGACttatattcaaatttgggagaaaattatataa
- the YPI1 gene encoding type 1 protein phosphatase-activating protein YPI1 (similar to Saccharomyces cerevisiae YPI1 (YFR003C); ancestral locus Anc_8.95), translated as MVYPLSTDGQQGSSHSMNSQTITLPAPVLKLRGESKENKSDDKEKTSVRWKQDTVDNENLNRKKTKICCIFHPNDEEEEDDHDHEHHKPDPADSSSDSDSDSSGDDQGFDFNERRQRRIERRHKKMLEDKAPSPNAYEFQPDYTHRQNKST; from the coding sequence ATGGTATATCCCCTATCTACTGACGGCCAGCAAGGCTCTTCACATTCTATGAACTCACAGACTATAACGCTCCCTGCACCTGTACTGAAACTTCGTGGTGAATCGAAAGAGAATAAGAGTGATGATAAGGAGAAAACAAGTGTGAGATGGAAGCAAGATACTGTTGATAATGAGAATCTAAACAGGAAGAAGACTAAGATATGTTGTATCTTCCATCCAaatgatgaggaagaagaggatgatCACGATCATGAGCATCACAAACCTGATCCTGCAGATAGCAGTTCAGATAGTGACTCAGATTCATCTGGAGATGATCAGGGTTTcgatttcaatgaaagaagaCAAAGAAGAATCGAAAGACGTCACAAAAAAATGCTAGAGGATAAGGCTCCAAGTCCAAACGCTTATGAATTTCAACCTGATTACACGCATAGACAAAATAAATCGACGTGA